The following are from one region of the Stanieria cyanosphaera PCC 7437 genome:
- a CDS encoding response regulator transcription factor produces MKLLLVEDDINLAEVLAEALKHYGYAIDIVDDGELAWEQAISEDYSTILMDVELPKLDGISLCQRLRSHGSTVPILMMTGRDANTDKVIGLDAGADDYIVKPVDLLELMARIRALMRRGTVCAESNLVWNNLVLEPSSHEVTYNGQVLELTPKEFSLLELFLRSGKRVLSRQAIINNIWASEEPPSQEAVKAHIKYLRQKLKMAGAPQDIIETIRGVGYRLKSKD; encoded by the coding sequence TAGTTGAAGATGACATTAATTTAGCTGAAGTTTTAGCAGAAGCTTTAAAACATTATGGATATGCTATTGATATTGTTGATGATGGAGAATTAGCTTGGGAACAAGCAATTAGTGAAGACTATAGTACTATTCTTATGGATGTTGAGCTACCTAAATTAGATGGGATTAGCTTATGCCAACGTCTTCGTTCTCATGGCTCTACAGTACCAATCTTAATGATGACGGGTCGCGATGCCAATACAGATAAAGTAATTGGATTAGATGCTGGTGCAGATGACTATATAGTCAAACCAGTCGATTTATTAGAATTAATGGCAAGAATTCGAGCTTTAATGAGGCGTGGAACTGTTTGTGCCGAATCTAACTTGGTTTGGAATAATTTAGTCTTAGAACCCAGTAGTCATGAAGTCACCTATAATGGTCAAGTTTTAGAACTTACTCCGAAAGAATTTTCTCTGCTTGAACTTTTTCTACGTAGTGGTAAACGAGTCTTAAGTCGTCAAGCCATTATTAATAATATTTGGGCTAGCGAAGAACCTCCAAGCCAAGAAGCCGTTAAAGCTCATATTAAGTATTTACGTCAAAAGCTAAAAATGGCAGGCGCACCCCAAGATATTATTGAAACAATTCGAGGTGTCGGCTACCGCCTCAAATCCAAAGATTGA